From one Azospirillum ramasamyi genomic stretch:
- a CDS encoding OpgC family protein, translating into MRDVSMAERGAESAAARDLRLDFFRGLALWFIFVNHIPANQISWLTPRNFGLSDATEIFVFISGYTAALVYGRTLDRQGTPMAAAQVLHRCWTLYATYIILFFAFTAQIAYTARAFDSPLFTEEMGITSYFQDPVSALTQALLLKFRPANLDVLPLYIVLLLVFPLLLPALRRRPLTVLAGSAAVYLAARQWGWNLPTHPDGGVWYFNPFTWQFLFVTGAALQFRPDVRAVLTRFSLPAMAAAVAILLASLYLTLSWKFAPLHAMIPDAVTEFLYPISKTDLDPLRLLHFFALAYVVLRLVPPGASWLNGPLAAPVLDCGRQSLQVFCLGVLLSFAGQTVLVHVSGSLSAQFLVTVLGIAMMVLLARFLGWYQSAERARRHRVAASRNVGA; encoded by the coding sequence ATGAGAGATGTGAGTATGGCGGAGCGTGGGGCGGAGTCTGCCGCGGCGCGTGACCTGCGGCTGGATTTCTTCCGCGGGCTGGCCTTGTGGTTCATCTTCGTCAACCATATCCCGGCCAACCAGATTTCCTGGCTGACGCCGCGCAATTTCGGCCTGAGCGACGCCACGGAGATCTTCGTCTTCATCTCCGGCTATACCGCGGCCCTGGTCTATGGCCGGACCCTGGACCGGCAGGGCACGCCGATGGCGGCGGCACAGGTGCTGCACCGCTGCTGGACGCTGTACGCCACCTACATCATCCTTTTCTTCGCCTTCACCGCCCAGATCGCCTACACCGCCCGCGCCTTCGACAGCCCGCTGTTCACCGAGGAGATGGGCATCACCAGCTATTTCCAGGATCCCGTCTCCGCCCTGACCCAGGCCCTGCTGCTGAAGTTCAGGCCGGCGAACCTGGACGTTCTGCCGCTCTACATCGTGCTTCTGCTGGTCTTTCCCCTGCTGCTGCCGGCGCTGCGCCGCCGGCCGCTGACGGTCCTGGCCGGTTCCGCCGCGGTCTATCTGGCCGCGAGGCAGTGGGGATGGAACCTGCCCACCCACCCCGACGGCGGCGTCTGGTACTTCAACCCCTTCACCTGGCAGTTCCTGTTCGTGACCGGCGCGGCGCTGCAGTTCCGGCCGGATGTGCGCGCCGTGCTGACCCGCTTCAGCCTGCCGGCGATGGCCGCGGCGGTGGCGATCCTGCTGGCCAGCCTGTACCTGACGCTGTCCTGGAAGTTCGCCCCGCTGCACGCGATGATCCCCGACGCGGTGACGGAGTTCCTCTACCCCATCAGCAAGACCGATCTCGATCCGCTGCGCCTGCTTCATTTCTTCGCGCTGGCATATGTCGTCCTCCGGCTGGTGCCGCCGGGCGCATCCTGGCTGAACGGACCGCTGGCCGCGCCCGTGCTCGACTGCGGGCGGCAGTCGCTGCAGGTGTTCTGCCTGGGCGTGCTGCTGTCCTTCGCCGGTCAGACCGTGCTGGTCCATGTCAGCGGCTCGCTTTCCGCACAGTTCCTTGTTACCGTGCTCGGCATCGCCATGATGGTGCTGCTCGCCCGTTTCCTCGGCTGGTACCAGTCGGCCGAGCGGGCGCGCCGCCACAGGGTCGCGGCCAGCAGGAATGTGGGTGCATGA
- a CDS encoding SGNH/GDSL hydrolase family protein: MNTPFSLHLAARLLTLISVIAISAPALAAEPAASAQCLLPRGDAALSAPLPQMSRRIATGAPIRIVAIGSSSTAGAGASAPDRTYPARLAHYLAERFGNADIAVLNRGINGETDDQTEKRIDADALGAKPDLVIWQVGANTVLRDGDQGLSERSVRQGVERLRAAGVDVVLMDLQYAPRMLDKTGVAPMLSRIAGIAADQHVGLFHRFDVMRSLVESRRMAVTDLIGPDGVHQNDGGYDCVARMLAMGIEDAVRVHESGVRR; this comes from the coding sequence TTGAACACGCCCTTCAGCCTGCATCTCGCCGCCCGCCTCCTGACGCTGATCTCCGTCATCGCCATATCCGCTCCCGCGCTGGCCGCCGAACCCGCGGCCTCGGCGCAGTGCCTGCTTCCCCGTGGGGACGCAGCGCTTTCGGCCCCCCTGCCGCAGATGTCCCGGCGCATCGCCACCGGCGCGCCGATACGGATCGTCGCAATCGGTTCCTCCTCCACCGCCGGAGCGGGGGCGAGCGCGCCCGACCGGACCTATCCCGCCCGCCTCGCCCATTACCTGGCCGAGCGCTTCGGCAACGCGGACATCGCGGTGTTGAATCGCGGCATCAACGGCGAGACCGACGACCAGACCGAAAAGCGGATCGACGCCGACGCCCTGGGCGCCAAACCCGATCTGGTGATCTGGCAGGTCGGCGCCAACACGGTGCTGCGCGACGGCGACCAGGGCCTGAGCGAGCGTTCGGTCCGCCAGGGGGTGGAACGGCTGCGCGCCGCCGGGGTGGACGTGGTGCTGATGGACCTGCAATACGCGCCCAGGATGCTGGACAAGACCGGCGTGGCGCCGATGCTGTCGCGCATAGCGGGGATCGCGGCCGACCAGCACGTCGGCCTGTTCCACCGCTTCGACGTGATGCGGTCGCTGGTGGAGAGCCGGCGGATGGCCGTCACCGACCTGATCGGGCCGGATGGCGTTCACCAGAACGACGGCGGCTACGACTGTGTCGCCCGCATGCTGGCGATGGGGATCGAGGACGCGGTGCGCGTCCATGAGAGTGGGGTGAGGCGGTAG